One Corallococcus exiguus DNA segment encodes these proteins:
- a CDS encoding acyltransferase family protein, whose protein sequence is MTRIPAAPETNPPRLMELDALRGFAALAVALYHFTAEYSDLYGHTVPLWEMRFGKYGVQLFFAISGFVILMSLERVERARDFVWSRAARLYPSYWTAVALTFTGVTLFGLPEREFSLQTALVNLTMFHEFLRVPHVDTVYWTLTIELSFYLLMFVLAYTRTLPRIIPIFIVLVVLQTLAELAAQSLGVTFLARLASRPHLQYFALGVLAFKQSRGEVSRPSALVLVAVSFAHEVLVGSEAPALVFPVVLGLAYALSKGWLRWLTWRPLLFMGFISYPFYLVHQNIGYVIIRRLEASAWRPEAAIAVALVAGFVLAIVITYGVEQPALRAFRQWRRKAGVRAAVPPRLA, encoded by the coding sequence ATGACACGCATTCCTGCCGCTCCGGAGACGAACCCACCGCGTCTGATGGAGCTGGACGCGCTCCGGGGTTTCGCGGCGCTGGCGGTCGCGCTGTATCACTTCACGGCGGAATACAGCGACCTCTACGGACACACGGTTCCCCTCTGGGAGATGCGCTTCGGGAAGTATGGCGTCCAGCTCTTCTTCGCCATCAGCGGCTTCGTCATCCTGATGTCGCTGGAGCGCGTGGAACGGGCCCGGGACTTCGTGTGGAGCCGCGCGGCCCGGCTCTACCCGTCCTATTGGACGGCCGTCGCGCTCACCTTCACGGGGGTGACGCTGTTCGGGCTGCCGGAGCGTGAATTCAGCCTCCAGACGGCCCTGGTCAACCTGACCATGTTTCACGAGTTCCTCCGCGTCCCGCACGTCGACACCGTGTATTGGACGCTGACCATCGAGTTGTCGTTCTACCTGCTGATGTTCGTGCTCGCGTACACGCGGACGCTGCCCAGGATCATCCCCATCTTCATCGTGCTCGTCGTGTTGCAGACCCTGGCGGAGCTGGCGGCCCAGTCCCTGGGCGTGACCTTCCTGGCGCGACTCGCGAGCCGGCCGCACCTGCAGTACTTCGCGCTGGGCGTGCTGGCCTTCAAGCAGAGCCGCGGCGAGGTCTCCCGTCCGTCCGCGCTCGTGCTGGTCGCCGTCAGCTTCGCTCACGAGGTGCTCGTGGGGAGTGAGGCTCCAGCCCTCGTGTTCCCGGTGGTGCTGGGCCTCGCCTACGCGTTGTCCAAGGGCTGGCTGCGCTGGCTCACCTGGCGCCCGCTGCTCTTCATGGGGTTCATCTCCTACCCGTTCTACCTGGTCCACCAGAACATCGGTTACGTCATCATCCGGCGGCTCGAGGCATCGGCCTGGCGCCCGGAGGCAGCCATCGCGGTCGCGCTGGTGGCCGGGTTCGTGCTGGCCATCGTCATCACCTACGGAGTCGAACAGCCCGCGTTGCGTGCCTTCCGGCAGTGGCGGCGGAAGGCAGGAGTCCGGGCGGCGGTTCCGCCACGCCTCGCCTGA
- the cml gene encoding CmlA/FloR family chloramphenicol efflux MFS transporter codes for MSDPKALSWNLSVPAALLLMAPFDLLASLAMDIYLPVVPAMTGVLGTTPSIIQLTLSLYMAMLGAGQLVFGPLSDRIGRRRVLLGGAWVFALSSFLLASTTDAAMFVGFRLLQAMGASAALVATFATVRDVYAERPEGAVIYSLFSSMLAFVPALGPIAGALLSRRFGWRSLFVTLGVLATAALLQALPRWPETRPSGVAIQKVSVPRILRSAAFWTYTLGFSAAMGSFFVFFSTAPRVLMGRAGFSELGFSLAFATAALAMMVTTRFAKHGVARWGLAGSLARGMLLLLLGAALLTAGQLLMAPSFWTFVAPMWVIAAGIVFAASVTANGALQAFGAVAGTAVALYFCIQSLVVGVVGTLMVVLLDGDTAWPLVGYASLMAGVTLGCLASFRRA; via the coding sequence ATGTCTGACCCCAAAGCCCTGTCGTGGAATCTCTCCGTGCCAGCAGCGCTGTTGCTGATGGCCCCCTTCGACCTCCTGGCCTCGCTGGCCATGGACATCTACCTCCCCGTGGTTCCGGCCATGACCGGAGTCCTCGGCACCACTCCCTCCATCATCCAACTCACGCTGAGCCTCTACATGGCCATGCTCGGGGCCGGGCAGCTGGTGTTCGGCCCGCTCTCGGACCGCATCGGACGGCGCCGGGTGTTGCTGGGGGGCGCGTGGGTCTTCGCGCTCTCCTCCTTCCTGCTCGCGAGCACCACCGATGCCGCGATGTTCGTCGGGTTCCGGCTCCTGCAAGCCATGGGGGCCTCCGCCGCGCTCGTCGCGACGTTCGCCACCGTCCGGGACGTCTATGCGGAGCGGCCCGAAGGCGCGGTCATCTACAGCCTGTTCAGCTCCATGCTGGCCTTCGTTCCGGCATTGGGCCCCATCGCCGGGGCCCTGCTCTCAAGGCGCTTCGGATGGCGGTCCCTCTTCGTCACGCTCGGAGTCCTGGCGACGGCGGCGTTGCTCCAGGCCCTGCCTCGCTGGCCTGAAACACGTCCCTCCGGCGTGGCTATTCAGAAGGTGTCCGTCCCGCGCATCCTGCGCAGCGCCGCGTTCTGGACGTACACGCTGGGCTTCAGCGCGGCGATGGGCTCCTTCTTCGTGTTCTTCTCCACGGCGCCCCGGGTGCTCATGGGACGGGCGGGCTTCTCGGAGCTGGGCTTCAGCCTGGCCTTCGCCACCGCCGCGCTCGCCATGATGGTGACGACGCGCTTCGCGAAGCACGGTGTGGCCCGCTGGGGGCTGGCGGGAAGCCTTGCGCGCGGCATGCTCCTGTTGCTGCTGGGCGCGGCGTTGCTCACCGCCGGGCAGCTCCTCATGGCGCCGTCCTTCTGGACGTTCGTCGCGCCCATGTGGGTCATCGCCGCGGGCATCGTGTTCGCCGCGTCCGTCACCGCCAATGGCGCGCTCCAGGCCTTTGGCGCAGTGGCAGGAACGGCGGTCGCGCTCTACTTCTGCATCCAGAGCCTCGTCGTCGGCGTCGTGGGGACCCTGATGGTCGTCCTGCTCGACGGCGACACCGCCTGGCCGCTGGTGGGTTACGCCTCGCTCATGGCGGGGGTGACGTTGGGCTGCCTGGCATCCTTCAGGCGCGCCTAG
- a CDS encoding GNAT family N-acetyltransferase, which yields MRMMRMRAVLVPDQGALAVSEDYFRSAHHLRAEQVTHTLVLEDGRGNAQRVPLIVRPIEGTPYRDAISPYGFPGGALAGLREVSKDAVDWTGTELVSIFVRDRVSGPRCFAGGTERNEVFFIDPRLPVAFREMHYRHIRRNLRLGFVSTASEAREASRKDREGFQLAYRQTMVREGANPRYFFSDAYFEQLFSSPWAWLVTTHAPEGGVASAALCVSSDGMLHYYLGGTADAHLSRSPAKNVFGTLVELCSQLGVTLHLGGGVQPGDSLEQFKRSLSNASSRLHTHELICDPAVYARLSEGRDDTGFFPAYRAPRN from the coding sequence ATGCGGATGATGCGAATGAGGGCCGTGCTCGTCCCTGATCAGGGGGCGTTGGCGGTGTCGGAGGACTACTTCCGTTCCGCGCACCATCTGCGAGCCGAACAGGTGACGCATACGCTGGTCCTCGAGGACGGCAGGGGGAACGCGCAGCGGGTGCCGCTCATCGTGCGGCCCATCGAGGGGACGCCCTACCGCGATGCCATCTCCCCGTATGGCTTTCCCGGCGGCGCGCTGGCCGGGCTCCGGGAGGTGTCGAAGGATGCGGTGGATTGGACGGGGACGGAGCTCGTCAGCATCTTCGTACGCGACCGCGTCTCGGGGCCCCGGTGCTTCGCGGGCGGGACGGAGCGCAACGAGGTGTTCTTCATCGACCCGCGCCTGCCGGTGGCGTTCCGGGAGATGCATTACCGGCACATCCGGCGCAACCTCCGGCTGGGCTTCGTGAGCACCGCGAGTGAGGCGCGCGAGGCGTCGCGCAAGGACCGGGAGGGATTCCAGTTGGCCTACCGGCAGACCATGGTTCGCGAAGGCGCGAACCCCCGGTACTTCTTCTCCGACGCCTATTTCGAGCAGCTGTTCTCGTCGCCGTGGGCCTGGCTGGTGACGACGCATGCACCGGAGGGGGGCGTGGCCTCCGCCGCGCTGTGTGTCAGCAGCGACGGCATGCTGCACTACTACCTGGGCGGAACCGCGGATGCGCACCTGTCGCGCTCGCCGGCGAAGAATGTCTTTGGAACGCTGGTGGAACTCTGCTCGCAACTCGGCGTGACGCTCCATCTGGGCGGAGGCGTCCAGCCGGGGGACAGCCTCGAGCAATTCAAACGGAGCCTGTCCAACGCGAGCTCACGCCTCCACACCCATGAGTTGATCTGCGACCCGGCGGTGTATGCCCGCCTGTCGGAAGGCCGTGACGACACGGGCTTCTTCCCTGCGTATCGCGCGCCCCGGAATTGA
- a CDS encoding helix-turn-helix domain-containing protein, giving the protein METRAERLSPLPENVVDISVSRRKWNRICVDVNATRCSGPAEHPLCLESHTRLSALLEEVGVPCEPRLREGRPCAIGYVPRQLNLIPAGMPLWGYSANSRLVRDAVLTFDMKDLGERLGQPLSPTELGAPRLRFVDDRLWTLMRLLADVVDDDDPATQLYGDGLTAALFARLGSRRGERPSTRKGLAPWQLRRVLDFMESRLPGRVELSELAALVDLSQAHFSRAFKASTGVAPYQWQLRARLERAQAMMLSTPASLEQVAEATGFADAVHFGKAFRRAHGTTPARWRRDRKG; this is encoded by the coding sequence GTGGAGACGCGCGCTGAACGGCTGAGCCCGCTGCCGGAGAACGTGGTGGATATCTCCGTCAGCCGGCGAAAATGGAATCGCATCTGCGTGGATGTGAATGCCACCCGCTGTTCGGGGCCGGCCGAGCATCCCCTGTGCCTGGAAAGCCATACACGCCTGAGCGCGTTGCTGGAGGAGGTTGGGGTGCCCTGCGAGCCGCGCCTGCGCGAAGGCCGGCCCTGCGCCATCGGTTACGTCCCCCGGCAGCTGAACCTCATCCCCGCCGGCATGCCACTGTGGGGCTACAGCGCCAATTCGCGCCTGGTGCGCGACGCCGTGCTCACGTTCGACATGAAGGACCTGGGCGAGCGCCTGGGCCAACCGCTGAGCCCCACCGAGTTGGGTGCGCCGAGGCTGCGCTTCGTGGATGACCGGCTCTGGACGCTGATGCGGCTGCTGGCCGACGTGGTGGATGACGACGACCCCGCCACCCAGCTCTACGGCGATGGATTGACCGCCGCCCTCTTCGCCAGGCTGGGGTCGCGTCGTGGAGAACGTCCTTCAACGCGCAAGGGCCTGGCACCGTGGCAGCTCCGGCGGGTGCTCGACTTCATGGAGTCGCGCCTGCCTGGACGGGTCGAGCTGTCGGAGCTGGCGGCGCTGGTGGACCTGTCCCAGGCGCACTTCAGCCGCGCCTTCAAGGCCTCCACGGGCGTGGCGCCCTATCAATGGCAACTGCGCGCCCGCCTCGAGCGCGCACAGGCGATGATGCTGAGCACGCCCGCGTCGCTGGAGCAGGTCGCGGAAGCGACCGGCTTCGCCGACGCGGTGCACTTCGGCAAGGCCTTCCGGCGGGCCCATGGCACCACCCCCGCGAGGTGGCGCCGGGACCGGAAGGGCTAG
- a CDS encoding ArnT family glycosyltransferase has protein sequence MNAPLQTYRAPDPYRTKLDGLIVVALVVWGLAQLAPHLAHPAIYNWDEAMHQAAARGTHDTFFTPHIYKDPLYPSDIRHWWAANVWMHKPTGPFWFGALMMHVVGVTPLALRLASLLGHLAAGAAIYLIARRPAGRLWATLAAVGFLALPFGWQLVQGRFFGDVTDCTLAGCNAVAVALLFHATRENSWRWGLAAGAVVGLGFLCKTGLALTPLGVAATLWALSRLRFCPGPRLATVLAMVAAAGVVAAPWSLYSGWRWPELHDLESRVTRAHLFPDPTVDVGPWRRPLDAVLNEVNRTSFQPLPNVLPLVAFCWLLVRAVRKRDLETVGLALWVGATWLVLSLGTVKVPAIAWGAVPAVLAALAIAGSDAWRHPTLAALLLAALGTPLAMEHLPALTRMRESLPASWDQTRTLPGLAEGLVMVFFAGAMTAVVWRLARRPEWMTGVLGLAASGVLAWHLAITLPVEKARYEDAHLEELYVSYSREVGLALSRNTPKRSVVFAALDSDPPLNFENLNLMFWSGRMTYRRAPDVALAHERGYHPYLVSPLAEPYAPVPGVPPQAALRAYDLDAPLPQPAPLPDGITPLSVRQGNLEVLGFASRSLGHGIERYAFYVRALGVPQTLRVTFHGPDGIVERVLEPGVTLRRPQALVGAAWFILPALGPPRAKVTHLEFGAVGQRVAVSPP, from the coding sequence ATGAACGCCCCCCTCCAGACCTACCGCGCCCCTGACCCGTACCGGACGAAGCTCGACGGCCTGATTGTCGTGGCGCTCGTGGTGTGGGGGCTCGCGCAGCTGGCGCCGCATCTGGCCCATCCCGCCATCTACAACTGGGACGAGGCGATGCATCAGGCCGCCGCGCGCGGCACGCACGACACCTTCTTCACGCCGCACATCTACAAGGACCCGCTCTATCCGAGCGACATCCGGCACTGGTGGGCCGCGAACGTCTGGATGCACAAGCCCACGGGCCCCTTCTGGTTCGGGGCGCTGATGATGCACGTCGTGGGTGTGACGCCGCTCGCGCTGCGGCTGGCCTCGCTCCTGGGCCACCTGGCCGCGGGGGCCGCCATCTACCTCATCGCCAGACGGCCCGCGGGGCGGCTGTGGGCCACGCTGGCGGCGGTGGGGTTCCTGGCACTGCCCTTCGGTTGGCAGCTGGTGCAGGGGCGCTTCTTCGGGGACGTGACGGACTGCACGCTGGCGGGGTGCAACGCCGTGGCGGTGGCGCTGCTCTTCCACGCCACCCGGGAGAACTCCTGGCGGTGGGGGCTCGCGGCGGGAGCGGTGGTGGGGCTGGGCTTCCTCTGCAAGACGGGGCTCGCGTTGACGCCGCTGGGCGTGGCCGCGACGCTGTGGGCCTTGAGCCGGCTGCGCTTCTGTCCGGGCCCGAGGCTCGCCACGGTGCTGGCCATGGTGGCCGCGGCCGGAGTGGTGGCGGCGCCTTGGAGCCTCTACTCCGGGTGGCGCTGGCCGGAGCTGCATGACCTGGAGTCGCGCGTCACACGAGCGCACCTCTTCCCTGATCCGACCGTGGACGTGGGGCCCTGGCGCCGCCCGCTGGACGCCGTCCTCAACGAGGTCAACCGCACGAGCTTCCAGCCGCTCCCGAACGTGCTGCCCCTGGTCGCGTTCTGCTGGCTGCTGGTGCGCGCCGTGCGCAAGCGGGACCTGGAGACAGTGGGGCTCGCGCTGTGGGTGGGGGCGACGTGGCTCGTCCTGTCGCTGGGCACGGTGAAGGTCCCGGCCATTGCCTGGGGCGCCGTGCCCGCGGTCCTCGCCGCGCTGGCCATCGCGGGCTCGGACGCGTGGCGCCATCCGACGCTCGCGGCGCTGTTGCTGGCGGCGCTAGGCACGCCGCTGGCCATGGAGCACCTGCCCGCGCTGACCCGCATGCGCGAATCGCTCCCCGCGTCCTGGGACCAGACGCGGACGCTTCCGGGGCTCGCCGAAGGGCTGGTGATGGTCTTCTTCGCGGGGGCGATGACCGCCGTGGTGTGGCGGCTGGCGCGCCGGCCCGAATGGATGACCGGGGTGCTGGGGCTCGCGGCGTCAGGCGTGCTCGCATGGCACCTGGCCATCACGCTGCCGGTGGAGAAGGCGCGCTACGAGGACGCGCACCTCGAAGAGCTGTACGTCAGCTATTCGCGCGAGGTGGGCCTGGCGCTGTCCCGGAACACGCCGAAGCGCAGCGTCGTCTTCGCCGCGCTGGACTCGGATCCGCCGCTCAACTTCGAGAACCTGAACCTCATGTTCTGGAGCGGGCGCATGACGTACCGGAGGGCTCCGGACGTGGCCCTCGCGCACGAGCGCGGGTATCACCCGTATCTCGTCTCGCCGCTCGCGGAGCCCTACGCGCCCGTGCCCGGTGTGCCGCCCCAGGCCGCGCTGCGGGCCTATGACCTGGACGCGCCGCTGCCCCAGCCCGCGCCCCTGCCTGACGGCATCACGCCCCTGTCCGTGCGGCAGGGGAACCTGGAGGTGCTCGGATTCGCGTCCCGGAGCCTGGGCCACGGCATCGAGCGCTACGCCTTCTATGTCCGGGCGCTCGGTGTGCCACAGACGCTGCGGGTCACCTTCCACGGCCCCGACGGCATCGTGGAGCGGGTGTTGGAGCCAGGGGTGACGCTGCGCAGGCCCCAGGCCCTGGTGGGCGCGGCGTGGTTCATCCTGCCCGCATTGGGGCCGCCCCGCGCGAAGGTGACACACCTGGAGTTTGGCGCCGTGGGGCAGCGCGTGGCCGTGTCTCCTCCCTGA
- a CDS encoding M20 family peptidase: protein MKRVLLVLLVLVLLLGGVLVVRTLRFGSRQVTAEPAEPFTVDAAAAASRLAEALRHRTIASSDGMRAEDAAFQALHDGFVARFPRMHAELAHEAVGAHAHLYTWKGSEPGLQPVLLMGHLDVVPAEAEATWSHPPFDGVVADGYVYGRGTLDDKGSVLAILEAVEGLLAEGYRPRRTVMLAFGADEEVGGHDGAARVAALLRERGVRLESVLDEGGPIGAGLVPGVAAPVALVGVAEKGSARVELVVRSAGGHASMPPPQTAANTLARALVRLEENPFKPELRGGTRALFEYVGPEMNFGMRLLFANTWLFSPVIERQMSAAPSTNASIRTTFAATMLEGSPKPNVLPSQARAVLNVRLLPGDSLEDVRTHVRKVVDDERVELTAEGDEASPVSRMDTEGWGQLQRSIRQVFPDVLVAPFLTVAATDARYFHPLSDSVYRFVPVRMNREDLTRMHGRDERLSVEEHAAAIRFYAQYLRNSTR, encoded by the coding sequence ATGAAGCGCGTCCTCCTCGTCCTGCTGGTCCTCGTCCTGCTTCTCGGGGGCGTCCTCGTCGTCCGCACGCTGCGCTTCGGTTCACGGCAGGTGACCGCCGAGCCCGCCGAGCCCTTCACGGTGGATGCCGCCGCGGCAGCGAGCCGCCTCGCGGAGGCACTGCGCCACCGCACCATCGCCTCCTCCGACGGAATGAGGGCGGAGGACGCCGCCTTCCAGGCGCTGCATGACGGGTTCGTGGCGCGGTTTCCCCGCATGCACGCGGAGCTCGCGCATGAGGCCGTGGGCGCGCATGCGCACCTCTACACCTGGAAGGGTTCGGAGCCCGGCCTTCAGCCCGTGCTGCTGATGGGCCACCTGGACGTGGTGCCCGCGGAGGCGGAGGCCACCTGGAGCCACCCGCCCTTCGATGGCGTCGTGGCGGATGGCTACGTGTACGGGCGCGGGACGCTGGACGACAAGGGCAGCGTGCTGGCCATCCTGGAAGCCGTGGAGGGCCTGCTCGCCGAGGGCTACCGCCCCCGCCGCACGGTGATGCTCGCGTTCGGCGCGGACGAGGAGGTGGGCGGGCATGACGGTGCCGCTCGCGTGGCCGCGCTGCTGCGCGAGCGGGGCGTGCGCCTGGAGTCGGTGCTGGACGAGGGTGGCCCCATTGGCGCGGGGCTCGTGCCCGGCGTGGCCGCGCCGGTGGCGCTGGTGGGCGTGGCGGAGAAGGGCTCGGCGCGCGTGGAGCTGGTGGTGCGGAGCGCGGGCGGACACGCGTCCATGCCGCCCCCGCAGACCGCCGCGAACACCCTGGCCCGGGCGCTCGTGCGGCTGGAGGAGAACCCGTTCAAGCCCGAGCTGCGCGGCGGGACACGGGCGCTCTTCGAGTACGTGGGGCCGGAGATGAACTTCGGCATGCGCCTGCTCTTCGCCAACACCTGGCTCTTCTCGCCCGTCATCGAGCGGCAGATGTCCGCGGCGCCCTCCACGAACGCCAGCATCCGCACCACCTTCGCGGCCACCATGCTCGAAGGCAGCCCCAAGCCCAACGTGCTGCCCTCACAGGCGAGAGCGGTGCTCAACGTCCGCCTGCTGCCGGGCGACAGCCTGGAGGACGTGCGCACCCACGTGCGCAAGGTGGTGGATGACGAGCGGGTGGAGCTGACCGCCGAGGGCGACGAGGCCTCGCCGGTGTCACGCATGGACACGGAGGGCTGGGGGCAACTGCAGCGCAGCATCCGGCAGGTGTTCCCGGACGTGCTGGTGGCGCCCTTCCTCACCGTGGCGGCCACGGACGCGCGCTACTTCCATCCCCTGAGCGACAGCGTGTATCGCTTCGTGCCGGTACGGATGAACCGTGAGGACCTCACCCGGATGCACGGCCGCGACGAACGGCTCTCCGTGGAGGAGCACGCCGCCGCCATCCGGTTCTATGCGCAGTATCTGCGCAACAGCACGCGCTGA
- a CDS encoding hydrolase, translating into MSTTQAPSHRGLEALLTPQNSVLVLIDHQPYQFANLHSHEPTMVVNNVVGLAKAARVYKVPTILTTVIEERGGYLIKGLQDVFPEQKPIDRTFINTWEDRRVVDAVKKTDRKKLIIAALWTEICLAMPAIQAAGEGYDVYAVTDASGGVSREAHDMAVRRMQMAGVTPITWMAVAAEWQRDWAREDSATELAGVLSEHGGGSAVAFAWELQLLAGRPGRGV; encoded by the coding sequence ATGAGCACGACCCAGGCGCCCTCCCACCGCGGGCTCGAAGCCCTGCTGACGCCCCAGAACTCCGTGCTGGTGCTGATCGACCATCAGCCCTACCAGTTCGCCAACCTGCACAGCCATGAGCCGACGATGGTGGTCAACAACGTCGTCGGTCTGGCGAAGGCGGCGCGGGTCTACAAGGTGCCCACCATCCTCACCACCGTCATCGAGGAGCGCGGCGGATACCTGATCAAGGGCCTGCAGGACGTGTTCCCCGAGCAGAAGCCCATCGACCGGACCTTCATCAACACCTGGGAGGACCGCCGCGTGGTGGACGCGGTGAAGAAGACGGACCGCAAGAAGCTGATCATCGCCGCGCTGTGGACGGAAATCTGCCTGGCCATGCCCGCCATCCAGGCCGCGGGCGAGGGCTATGACGTCTACGCCGTCACGGACGCCTCCGGTGGCGTCAGCCGCGAAGCGCATGACATGGCGGTGCGCCGCATGCAGATGGCGGGCGTGACGCCCATCACCTGGATGGCGGTGGCCGCCGAATGGCAGCGCGACTGGGCCCGCGAGGACAGCGCCACCGAGCTCGCCGGCGTGTTGTCCGAGCACGGCGGCGGCAGCGCCGTGGCCTTCGCCTGGGAGCTGCAACTGCTGGCGGGCCGGCCCGGCCGGGGCGTCTGA
- a CDS encoding GlxA family transcriptional regulator, producing the protein MPSTPGFPPTSRRPRTVLFVAFPDMGLLDMTGPQTVFWAASKALAERGWPGYVRHTVSLEGGLVQSAEGVALQTSPLAAFRDVPVDTLVVPGSPDIEQVLARSGPLIEWLRKQAAAARRTASVCSGTFLLAQAGLLHGKRAATHWAMGDRLCERFPSLTLDRDAIFVREDPVWTSAGVSAGIDLALALVEADHGHDISMKVARELVVFLKRPGGQSQFSELLQSQTQDTADFDALHLWLADNLGRDDLTVEMLARQARMSPRNFARVYKQKTGRTPAKAVEVLRMERARGLLEESKRNIDQIARMCGFGSEERMRVTFQRNLAVSPSDYRKRFAT; encoded by the coding sequence ATGCCATCCACCCCTGGTTTTCCGCCAACCTCCCGCCGACCGCGCACCGTGCTCTTCGTCGCCTTTCCGGACATGGGGCTGCTGGACATGACGGGCCCCCAGACGGTGTTCTGGGCCGCGTCCAAGGCCCTGGCCGAACGTGGATGGCCGGGGTACGTGCGCCACACCGTGAGCCTGGAAGGCGGGCTCGTGCAGTCAGCGGAAGGCGTCGCGTTGCAGACGTCGCCGCTCGCCGCGTTCAGGGACGTGCCGGTCGACACCCTCGTCGTTCCGGGCTCGCCGGACATCGAGCAGGTGCTGGCCCGGTCAGGGCCTCTGATTGAATGGCTGAGGAAACAGGCGGCAGCGGCCCGCAGGACCGCCTCGGTGTGCAGCGGCACCTTCCTGCTGGCGCAGGCCGGGCTGCTTCACGGCAAACGCGCGGCGACCCATTGGGCCATGGGAGACCGGCTGTGTGAGCGCTTCCCCTCCCTCACGCTCGACCGCGACGCGATCTTCGTCCGGGAGGATCCGGTGTGGACCTCCGCGGGAGTCAGCGCGGGCATCGACCTGGCGCTCGCGCTGGTGGAGGCGGACCATGGACATGACATCTCCATGAAGGTGGCGCGGGAGCTGGTCGTCTTCCTGAAGCGGCCGGGCGGTCAATCCCAGTTCAGCGAGCTGCTGCAATCCCAGACCCAGGACACCGCCGACTTCGATGCGCTGCACCTGTGGCTCGCGGACAACCTGGGCCGTGACGACCTCACCGTCGAGATGCTGGCCCGGCAGGCCCGGATGAGTCCCCGGAACTTCGCGCGCGTCTACAAACAGAAGACCGGCCGTACCCCCGCGAAGGCCGTGGAGGTCCTGAGGATGGAGCGAGCCAGGGGGTTGCTGGAGGAGTCGAAGCGCAATATCGACCAGATCGCCCGGATGTGCGGCTTCGGCAGCGAAGAGCGGATGCGGGTGACCTTCCAGCGCAACCTCGCCGTTTCGCCGAGCGACTACCGGAAGCGGTTCGCGACCTGA
- a CDS encoding GNAT family N-acetyltransferase → MNHTEALRLPSPSLKSCRAVLIPDAGMSTLSEDYFRSAHHLRAEGATHTLLIEDGDGRALRVPLLVRPIEGTPYQDAISPYGFPGGRMDGLSEVSKDAVDWTGIGLVSLFVRDRVSGPRCFAGGTERNEVFFIDSRRPLEFQAEARRQMRRNTRLGYVSTCGPAREASHEEREGFKEVYRQTMVRDEAHARYFFSDAYFEDLFSSPVAWLLTTRAPDGGIASSGVVVASDGVLHYYLGGTADAHLSRSPTKNTVFEAMVALSVRMGLPLHLGGGVRPGDGLEQFKRSFANASSRLHTHEIICEPSVYARLSEGRGETGFFPAYRAQRG, encoded by the coding sequence ATGAATCACACCGAAGCCTTGCGACTGCCGTCTCCGAGCCTGAAGTCCTGCCGCGCGGTCCTGATTCCTGACGCGGGAATGTCCACCCTGTCGGAGGACTACTTCCGCTCCGCGCACCACCTGCGGGCGGAGGGCGCGACACATACACTGCTCATCGAGGACGGCGACGGGCGTGCGCTGCGGGTGCCACTCCTCGTGCGGCCCATCGAGGGGACGCCCTACCAGGACGCTATCTCCCCGTATGGCTTTCCCGGCGGGCGGATGGATGGATTGAGCGAGGTTTCGAAGGACGCCGTGGATTGGACCGGCATCGGGCTCGTGAGCCTCTTCGTGCGCGACCGCGTCTCGGGGCCCCGCTGCTTCGCGGGCGGGACGGAGCGCAACGAGGTGTTCTTCATCGACTCCCGGCGCCCGCTCGAGTTCCAGGCGGAGGCCCGCCGGCAGATGCGGCGCAACACGCGGCTGGGCTACGTGAGCACCTGCGGTCCGGCGCGCGAGGCCTCGCACGAGGAGCGCGAGGGCTTCAAGGAGGTCTACCGGCAGACCATGGTCCGCGACGAAGCGCACGCCCGGTACTTCTTCTCCGACGCGTACTTCGAGGACCTGTTCTCCTCGCCGGTGGCCTGGCTCCTGACGACGCGTGCGCCGGACGGCGGCATCGCCTCCTCCGGGGTGGTGGTCGCCAGCGACGGCGTGCTGCACTACTACCTGGGCGGGACGGCGGATGCGCACCTGTCGCGCTCTCCGACCAAGAACACCGTCTTCGAGGCCATGGTGGCGCTCAGTGTCCGCATGGGACTGCCATTGCACCTGGGCGGTGGCGTGCGGCCGGGGGACGGCCTCGAGCAGTTCAAGCGGAGCTTCGCGAACGCAAGCTCCCGCCTCCACACCCACGAGATCATCTGCGAGCCCTCGGTGTACGCGCGCCTTTCGGAGGGTCGCGGCGAAACGGGCTTCTTCCCGGCGTATCGCGCGCAGCGGGGCTGA